A section of the Methanosarcina mazei S-6 genome encodes:
- a CDS encoding DUF354 domain-containing protein: MRVIVDIGHPAHVHFFKNAIWNLEKKGHQVLVVSRDKDVVIELLNAYNIPHTVLSKVKKGKIYLLEELFIRESKLYKIARKFNPDLFIGILSPEAAHVAWALGKKSIIFNDTEHAELAQKMTYPFCDIICTPASFKKDVGPKQIRYRGYHEMAYLHPAYFSPNPEVLKELGVEAGETFVILRFISWGAHHDVGQHGINNKLALIQELEKFGKVFISSEGQMAEEFDKYKIKVPSEKIHSLLYYATLCVGEGATMAVESAILGTPSIYVSSLAGSMGNFSELEENYGLLFNYSNSEAALKKAVELLKDPELKKTWGLKRDALLRDKVDVTEFMVKLIEGIPGEKRGEKKGFSVSKVSDESHV; encoded by the coding sequence TTGAGGGTCATTGTTGATATCGGGCATCCGGCCCATGTTCACTTTTTCAAAAATGCTATATGGAACCTTGAAAAAAAGGGACATCAAGTTCTGGTTGTCTCAAGAGATAAGGATGTTGTAATTGAATTATTAAATGCTTATAATATCCCGCATACAGTTCTGAGCAAGGTCAAGAAGGGTAAAATCTACCTCCTTGAAGAATTGTTCATAAGAGAATCCAAACTTTATAAAATCGCTCGCAAATTTAATCCAGATCTCTTTATTGGTATTCTTTCTCCCGAAGCTGCTCATGTGGCCTGGGCACTGGGAAAGAAATCTATAATCTTTAATGACACTGAACATGCAGAATTAGCTCAAAAAATGACTTATCCTTTCTGTGATATCATCTGCACGCCTGCGTCCTTTAAAAAAGACGTGGGACCAAAACAAATCAGATACAGAGGCTATCATGAAATGGCGTATCTTCACCCTGCTTATTTTTCTCCAAATCCTGAGGTTTTGAAAGAACTCGGTGTGGAGGCAGGTGAAACATTCGTGATTTTACGCTTTATCTCATGGGGCGCACATCATGATGTAGGGCAGCATGGAATCAATAATAAACTAGCACTTATCCAGGAACTGGAAAAATTCGGGAAGGTCTTCATTTCCTCGGAAGGGCAAATGGCAGAAGAGTTTGACAAATATAAAATTAAGGTCCCCTCTGAAAAAATTCACAGTCTTCTTTATTATGCTACCCTGTGTGTAGGTGAAGGTGCAACTATGGCTGTTGAAAGTGCAATCCTTGGTACACCGTCTATTTATGTTTCATCTCTTGCAGGAAGCATGGGAAACTTCTCGGAACTTGAAGAGAACTACGGTCTTCTGTTCAATTATAGCAATTCGGAAGCAGCCCTGAAAAAGGCGGTGGAGCTCCTTAAGGACCCCGAACTTAAGAAAACCTGGGGTCTTAAGAGAGACGCCCTTCTAAGGGACAAAGTTGATGTAACCGAATTCATGGTAAAACTCATAGAAGGGATTCCTGGGGAAAAGCGAGGGGAAAAGAAGGGATTTTCCGTATCTAAGGTCTCGGATGAGAGCCATGTATGA
- a CDS encoding GNAT family N-acetyltransferase gives MDEIEVRELVPSEYKEWDLLVEKAQPGTLFHTSDWLGICRDVLSRDLRIYGCFRNGELVGGCPIFIKNIKGMVKIASSTCNMTDYCGPLIKEGGSSKVSKRMQDTHEILGALREFLCKQGFDSITLTLAPGLEDVRPFTWKGWESSVYYTHHLDLKENVDSNLSRKIRRELKSAEEAGLKTRISNDPETYYHLLSLVYDKQNLKLPVPKEFFERVFKLVAEKDAGYMFVSETPEGEAVASHLNLYGKKCTVTWSSALNPDFGRMGPNALLYYNEFLDLKSRNFEYMNVMAANIPRFTDFIMGFSPKIVPYYRVTLRSKKYSLMRILYQATHEENE, from the coding sequence ATGGACGAAATTGAAGTCAGAGAATTAGTACCGTCTGAATACAAAGAATGGGATTTGCTTGTTGAAAAAGCTCAACCCGGTACGCTCTTTCATACCAGTGACTGGCTGGGAATTTGCAGAGATGTCCTTTCCAGAGACTTAAGGATTTATGGCTGCTTCAGGAATGGTGAACTTGTAGGGGGATGTCCCATTTTCATTAAAAATATTAAAGGAATGGTGAAAATAGCATCTTCCACCTGTAATATGACTGATTATTGCGGTCCCCTCATAAAAGAAGGGGGGAGTTCTAAAGTCAGCAAACGTATGCAGGACACGCACGAGATTTTAGGAGCTCTCAGGGAATTCCTCTGCAAGCAGGGGTTTGACAGCATTACTCTAACACTTGCCCCGGGGCTTGAGGATGTAAGACCTTTTACCTGGAAAGGATGGGAATCGAGTGTGTATTATACTCACCACCTGGACCTTAAAGAAAATGTAGACAGCAATCTCTCCAGGAAAATCCGGAGAGAACTTAAGAGCGCTGAGGAAGCAGGCCTTAAAACAAGAATCTCAAATGACCCTGAAACTTATTATCACCTTCTTTCTCTTGTATATGATAAACAGAATCTGAAGCTCCCTGTACCAAAGGAATTCTTTGAAAGAGTGTTTAAATTGGTAGCGGAAAAAGATGCTGGCTATATGTTTGTCTCGGAGACTCCTGAAGGTGAAGCAGTTGCATCTCATCTGAACCTGTATGGTAAGAAGTGCACTGTCACCTGGTCTTCAGCCCTTAACCCCGATTTTGGCAGAATGGGTCCAAATGCGCTTTTATATTATAATGAGTTTCTCGACCTTAAATCCAGAAATTTTGAATATATGAACGTAATGGCAGCAAACATTCCAAGATTTACGGACTTTATTATGGGATTTTCTCCAAAGATTGTTCCTTATTATAGAGTAACCCTCCGCAGCAAAAAGTATTCTCTCATGAGGATATTATATCAGGCTACGCATGAAGAAAATGAATGA
- a CDS encoding lipopolysaccharide biosynthesis protein — translation MSNFITNVLKLVSGSVTAQILGILLIPIITRIYNPDDFGIFQLFISISGILVIVSTFSYQLAIMLPKTEEDAANITSVCVVLVTLISILTGVVVLFIPEDINIFNTPGISKYLPLLPVIIFLNGMFFVQNYWLSRKTRFGVIAGSRVSNTLTSKISQIGLAKMSVTPFGLIGGYIAGYAFADIVMLKGVKKDIQIFKKVSVKRMKEVAIQYKKFPLFSFWSSIANTISPQVPAFLLAYFYSTAVVGHFSLANQVVNLPMGIVGGAIGQVFFQKVSEVKNGNGEGDMKVIVGEVYNKLISIGLFPMILLVILGEQIFTFAFGEEWGISGTYVRILVPWIFLVFLSSPITTLYNVFEKQKVWLIFSMSLLVSRVVALVIGGRYGSPEFALALYSFTGIVFWLWNNAYLLGLAGISKKESLEVLIKYAIIGFAVSIPLILVELISSSFYVIIITAVITTVMYYAITLHEDPMFKKMFSSFLIKVKNRS, via the coding sequence ATGTCAAACTTTATTACTAACGTACTGAAACTGGTATCAGGTAGTGTTACTGCACAGATCCTGGGCATACTTCTCATACCTATAATCACAAGAATTTATAACCCGGATGATTTTGGAATTTTTCAGCTCTTCATATCAATATCAGGCATACTTGTAATAGTTTCTACTTTTTCATATCAGCTGGCTATAATGTTGCCCAAAACAGAGGAAGACGCTGCAAATATTACCTCTGTGTGCGTCGTACTGGTGACTCTCATATCCATACTTACAGGCGTTGTGGTCTTATTTATCCCGGAAGACATCAATATTTTTAATACTCCTGGGATTTCGAAATATCTTCCTCTCCTGCCAGTGATAATATTCCTCAATGGGATGTTTTTTGTACAAAACTACTGGCTTTCAAGAAAAACCCGGTTTGGGGTTATTGCAGGGTCCAGAGTTTCAAACACCCTGACCTCAAAAATATCTCAAATAGGACTTGCAAAAATGAGTGTCACTCCATTCGGCCTGATAGGAGGATACATTGCAGGATATGCATTTGCAGACATTGTCATGCTGAAAGGTGTTAAAAAAGACATTCAGATTTTCAAAAAGGTATCAGTAAAAAGAATGAAAGAGGTAGCCATCCAGTATAAGAAATTCCCATTATTCAGCTTCTGGTCATCTATCGCGAACACCATATCCCCACAGGTCCCTGCCTTTCTGCTCGCATACTTTTACAGCACTGCGGTAGTAGGGCATTTCTCACTGGCAAATCAGGTTGTAAACCTGCCAATGGGAATTGTCGGCGGCGCTATAGGGCAGGTTTTTTTCCAGAAAGTGAGCGAGGTTAAAAACGGGAATGGAGAAGGAGATATGAAAGTCATAGTTGGCGAAGTATATAACAAACTGATTTCAATAGGTCTCTTCCCCATGATACTCCTGGTTATTCTTGGAGAGCAGATATTCACTTTTGCTTTCGGAGAAGAGTGGGGCATTTCAGGGACATATGTGAGAATCCTTGTACCCTGGATATTTCTTGTCTTTCTGTCTTCGCCTATTACAACCCTCTATAACGTATTTGAAAAACAGAAAGTCTGGCTCATTTTCAGCATGTCTCTCCTTGTCTCAAGAGTGGTGGCGCTGGTTATCGGAGGAAGGTATGGGAGCCCTGAGTTTGCTCTTGCCCTGTATAGTTTTACGGGAATTGTGTTCTGGCTATGGAACAATGCATACCTCCTGGGGCTTGCAGGAATTAGTAAGAAAGAGAGTTTAGAAGTGCTTATAAAATATGCAATAATAGGCTTTGCAGTTTCTATCCCTCTAATTCTGGTAGAACTGATTTCTTCGAGCTTTTATGTAATAATAATTACAGCTGTTATCACAACGGTCATGTATTATGCGATAACCCTTCACGAAGACCCTATGTTCAAAAAAATGTTCTCATCTTTTCTTATAAAAGTAAAAAATAGAAGCTAA
- a CDS encoding glycosyltransferase family 2 protein, producing MEPDSKGRYLLITPARNEEKNLPEVSRSVAGQKITPVLWIIVDDGSTDGTPHILEDLKTKYSWIRSIRLPPRPRDITFHYSYVCKQGFDYTLEYCRENGIEYDYIGLLDADTILEENYFGKLIDEFEKDSSLGIASGGVYYDTGDKLSREVSDKNLPRGTGRLWRKACFLETGGYQVEPSPDSISNTKAILRGWQLKQYADVVEVQTRKTSAGEGLWNGYVKNGWMAHYVDKSLPMVLFNTLYYCLKSPYYTGTAYFYGYLNSVIKKDVKIQDMEIRNYYRSQGLGFLFSRVSGVLNNNSTEPEQGEQ from the coding sequence ATGGAGCCTGATTCTAAAGGAAGATATCTTCTGATCACACCTGCAAGAAATGAAGAAAAAAACCTGCCTGAAGTTTCCAGGTCTGTTGCCGGGCAGAAAATCACGCCTGTACTCTGGATCATAGTGGACGACGGAAGTACGGACGGAACTCCTCATATTCTCGAAGACCTGAAAACAAAATATTCCTGGATTCGGAGTATAAGGCTTCCTCCAAGGCCCAGGGATATAACTTTTCACTACAGCTACGTCTGCAAACAGGGATTTGATTATACGCTGGAATACTGCAGAGAAAACGGCATTGAGTATGACTATATAGGTCTTCTTGACGCCGATACCATACTGGAAGAAAACTATTTTGGAAAATTAATAGACGAATTTGAAAAGGACTCCTCTCTCGGGATTGCAAGCGGTGGGGTTTATTATGATACGGGCGACAAGCTTTCACGGGAAGTTTCAGATAAAAACCTGCCCCGTGGCACTGGCAGGCTCTGGAGAAAAGCCTGTTTCCTCGAAACTGGGGGCTATCAGGTAGAGCCTTCCCCTGACTCCATCTCCAATACTAAAGCAATTCTCAGGGGCTGGCAGCTGAAGCAGTATGCAGATGTCGTTGAGGTCCAGACAAGGAAAACGAGTGCAGGAGAAGGTCTCTGGAATGGATATGTTAAAAATGGCTGGATGGCTCATTACGTAGATAAAAGCCTTCCCATGGTTCTATTCAATACGCTTTATTATTGCCTGAAATCTCCTTATTACACTGGTACTGCGTATTTTTACGGTTACCTGAATTCGGTTATTAAAAAAGATGTGAAAATCCAGGATATGGAGATAAGAAATTATTACAGAAGCCAGGGCCTGGGATTTTTGTTTTCCAGAGTTTCGGGAGTTTTAAACAACAATTCTACAGAGCCCGAGCAGGGAGAGCAATGA
- a CDS encoding glycosyltransferase family 4 protein, with protein sequence MKMLFLDILWPLYLADGSLIHRHELVSNLAELENEVHIFTTDSSTLSHLDNIRCHYVRPGSLLALTINYFRNSAGLVSSETFDVLYTRNPNFGFLAGIFCRSRCKALVYELNGIPEDETSLIKSRHGEAQSLQGNRKGSFSGYFSSAKSRLKVLVLKKALGFSDKIIAVTPGIKENLESVYGIPGEKITVVPNGANTTMFKPLEPGSCRKELGLDPGSPYVCFVGNLAPWQGVEYLVQAAPSILSRYPDCRFLIVGDGVMKNELLNLSRDLGVDGRFIFTGVVPYDRVPVYINASDVCAAPFILARNAKIGLSPLKLYEYMACGKPVVASAISGVADALKASEGGFSVPPENHEALAKAILKLLENRELREKMGSKGLSYVTENYSWYSVAKKVDRVCKSGLKD encoded by the coding sequence ATGAAAATGCTCTTTCTGGACATCTTGTGGCCTCTTTACCTGGCTGACGGGTCGCTTATTCACAGGCATGAACTTGTAAGCAACCTGGCAGAGCTGGAGAATGAAGTTCATATCTTCACCACGGATAGTTCTACTCTTTCACATCTTGATAATATCCGCTGTCATTACGTAAGGCCCGGAAGCCTGCTCGCTCTTACTATTAATTATTTCAGGAACTCTGCGGGCCTGGTCAGTTCCGAAACTTTTGACGTACTCTATACCAGAAACCCCAATTTCGGCTTTCTTGCCGGGATCTTCTGCAGGAGCAGGTGTAAAGCCCTGGTTTATGAATTGAATGGAATTCCAGAGGACGAGACAAGTCTTATAAAATCAAGACATGGTGAAGCACAATCTTTGCAGGGCAATAGAAAAGGCAGTTTTTCCGGGTATTTTTCTTCTGCCAAATCAAGGTTAAAGGTTCTGGTTCTGAAAAAAGCCCTTGGGTTTTCGGATAAGATTATAGCTGTGACTCCTGGAATAAAAGAGAATCTTGAGAGTGTTTACGGGATTCCCGGTGAGAAAATAACCGTGGTGCCCAACGGAGCAAATACTACTATGTTTAAACCTCTTGAGCCGGGCTCATGCAGAAAAGAACTCGGGCTTGACCCGGGATCTCCTTATGTCTGCTTCGTGGGAAACCTCGCCCCCTGGCAGGGAGTTGAGTATCTTGTACAGGCAGCTCCTTCAATACTCTCCAGATACCCTGACTGCCGTTTTCTTATTGTCGGTGACGGAGTTATGAAGAATGAACTTTTAAACCTCTCAAGAGATCTTGGGGTTGATGGCAGATTTATTTTTACAGGCGTGGTCCCTTATGACCGCGTACCGGTCTATATCAATGCAAGCGATGTCTGCGCCGCCCCCTTTATCCTGGCAAGAAATGCAAAAATAGGGCTTTCTCCTCTGAAATTGTATGAGTATATGGCATGTGGAAAGCCGGTTGTTGCAAGTGCGATCAGCGGGGTCGCCGATGCTCTCAAGGCTTCAGAAGGCGGTTTCTCAGTCCCTCCGGAAAATCACGAAGCTCTCGCGAAGGCTATTTTGAAGCTTCTTGAAAACCGGGAATTGAGAGAGAAAATGGGCTCAAAAGGTTTAAGTTATGTTACTGAAAATTACAGCTGGTACAGCGTTGCTAAAAAGGTAGACAGAGTCTGCAAATCCGGACTCAAGGATTGA
- a CDS encoding UDP-N-acetylglucosamine 3-dehydrogenase: MIRVGVVGTGYMGENHVRIYSEMEDVRLIGISDPNSSRVKELAARYDTLPFSDHKKMFGKTNLDAISIAAPTTLHCPIVLDALEAGVDVLVEKPIADSVENATAMIESAEEMDRHLMVGHIERFNPAVLKLKEVVDSGVLGKIVSVSTRRVGPYNPRIRDVGVILDIGVHDIDIISFIYGMKINQVYAIAGSDIHSFEDHATIHLRLNHSYSGLVETNWLTPHKIRKLTAVGVKGVTYLDYLDQSVEFHDNGWVQTARIEKAEPLQKELSHFICCSRDGTCPSPSGEEGKHALEVALAAIQSYREEKMIEI, from the coding sequence TTGATACGTGTAGGAGTGGTTGGAACCGGCTATATGGGAGAAAACCATGTCAGAATATATAGCGAAATGGAAGATGTAAGACTGATAGGTATATCCGATCCCAATTCTTCAAGGGTAAAAGAGCTTGCGGCAAGATATGACACATTGCCTTTTTCTGATCACAAAAAGATGTTCGGGAAAACAAATCTTGACGCGATAAGTATTGCAGCTCCTACTACCCTTCACTGTCCTATAGTGCTTGACGCCCTCGAAGCGGGAGTTGATGTGCTTGTAGAAAAGCCTATTGCAGACAGCGTGGAAAATGCAACTGCAATGATCGAATCCGCTGAAGAGATGGACAGGCATCTGATGGTAGGCCATATAGAAAGATTTAACCCTGCAGTCCTGAAATTAAAAGAGGTAGTTGACTCAGGAGTCCTGGGGAAAATAGTCTCAGTTTCGACAAGAAGAGTCGGTCCCTATAACCCAAGGATAAGAGATGTTGGTGTAATTCTGGATATAGGAGTCCATGATATAGATATAATCTCTTTTATTTACGGGATGAAGATAAACCAGGTTTATGCCATAGCTGGCTCGGATATCCACTCTTTTGAGGATCATGCAACTATTCATCTGCGCCTTAACCATTCGTACTCAGGACTTGTAGAAACTAACTGGCTTACTCCGCATAAAATTAGGAAGCTTACAGCCGTTGGCGTTAAAGGAGTTACATATCTTGATTATCTCGACCAGAGTGTTGAGTTTCATGACAATGGCTGGGTACAGACAGCCAGGATAGAAAAAGCTGAGCCTCTGCAAAAAGAGCTTTCCCATTTTATCTGCTGTTCCAGAGACGGAACCTGTCCGAGTCCTTCAGGGGAAGAAGGAAAACATGCTCTTGAAGTGGCTTTAGCTGCAATTCAATCATACAGGGAAGAAAAAATGATAGAGATCTGA
- a CDS encoding UDP-glucose dehydrogenase family protein: MKVSVIGSGYVGSVTAACFAEVGHEVICVDIDRKKTEQINAGIPPIYEEGLGELLQKYAGKKLIAITDYELAVKETEISFICVGTPSADDGTIDLSIVRAAAASIGKALAKKDAYHVVVVKSTVVPETTEKFVLPILEETSGKKAGKDFGVAMNPEFLREGKAVQDFMNPDKIVVGAIDKRSGNLVSELYRTFECEVTRTGPATAEMIKYANNSLLATKISFANEIGNICKKMGIDTYEVMEAVGKDFRISPKFLNSGAGFGGSCFPKDVKALIGKAKTIGYSPVLLESVIAVNEKQPLLMTEILQRKIGNPADKKIAVLGLAFKNETDDIRESRSIPVIAELLRLGAKVSAYDPMAAENMKRIFPSIEYCDNASDALKDADACLVMTEWDEFRNLDSEFQNMKEKIIIDGRRIIKAKNIDYEGLCW; this comes from the coding sequence ATGAAAGTTTCTGTTATAGGTTCAGGGTATGTGGGTTCGGTCACCGCTGCTTGCTTTGCAGAAGTCGGGCACGAAGTTATCTGCGTAGATATTGACAGGAAAAAAACGGAGCAGATAAACGCAGGCATCCCTCCCATTTATGAAGAAGGACTTGGAGAGCTTTTGCAAAAATATGCAGGAAAAAAGCTCATAGCAATTACTGATTATGAACTTGCGGTCAAAGAGACAGAGATCTCCTTTATCTGTGTAGGGACACCTTCTGCAGATGACGGGACTATAGACCTTTCAATTGTCAGGGCAGCAGCAGCAAGTATAGGTAAAGCCCTTGCAAAAAAAGATGCTTATCATGTAGTGGTGGTAAAAAGTACAGTAGTTCCTGAAACTACAGAAAAATTCGTCCTCCCCATTCTTGAGGAAACATCAGGAAAGAAAGCCGGAAAAGACTTTGGTGTGGCAATGAATCCGGAGTTCCTGAGGGAAGGAAAGGCAGTCCAGGATTTTATGAACCCGGATAAAATAGTGGTCGGTGCAATTGACAAAAGATCAGGAAATCTTGTTTCCGAGCTTTATCGCACATTTGAATGTGAGGTCACGCGCACAGGCCCTGCAACTGCAGAAATGATAAAATATGCAAACAACTCCCTTCTTGCAACCAAGATTTCTTTTGCCAATGAAATAGGAAATATTTGCAAAAAAATGGGGATAGATACATATGAGGTCATGGAAGCAGTTGGTAAAGACTTCAGAATTTCCCCGAAATTCCTGAACTCAGGGGCAGGTTTCGGAGGGTCCTGCTTCCCAAAGGACGTCAAAGCTCTTATAGGAAAAGCAAAAACAATAGGATACTCTCCAGTACTACTTGAGTCCGTAATAGCTGTAAATGAGAAACAGCCTCTTCTTATGACCGAAATCCTGCAAAGAAAAATAGGAAACCCTGCGGACAAAAAGATTGCTGTTCTCGGACTTGCCTTCAAGAATGAAACTGACGATATAAGAGAATCCAGGTCAATTCCTGTAATTGCCGAACTTCTTAGACTTGGGGCAAAAGTTTCAGCTTATGACCCGATGGCAGCTGAAAACATGAAACGTATTTTCCCTTCAATCGAATACTGTGACAATGCCTCAGATGCGCTTAAAGATGCAGACGCCTGTCTTGTGATGACAGAGTGGGATGAGTTCAGAAACCTTGACTCCGAATTCCAGAACATGAAAGAAAAAATAATTATTGATGGAAGGCGGATAATCAAAGCTAAAAATATTGATTATGAGGGGCTCTGCTGGTGA
- a CDS encoding polysaccharide deacetylase family protein, whose product MRAMYDLLKQKADVWDLFTRKKEYQPSKLDEHGRFFFTEEDLKNASSPEVSRYLVENGLKVEFPENKTFAVCLTHDMDDIYPPFSHSLLSSVSCLKSLDFRGLTAPFLWRFKGPEYSPYLNFSDIMDLEEGFGAKSSFYFLASREDPVRFRYDIEDLENLLGDISDRGWEAGLHGGYYSYDNLEALNNEKKSLEKVLGKKVLGFRNHYLRFKTPETWELLADAGFGYDSTFGYSELAGFRNGMCHPFKPYNLNKEREINILEIPLTVMDVALFKASSSFEEAWRCTKDLIDTAAGLNGVITLLWHNFVFGCSFRKDWIKLYEKALQYCSEKGAWITSGEEIYRWWENGA is encoded by the coding sequence ATGAGAGCCATGTATGATTTATTAAAGCAAAAAGCAGATGTCTGGGACCTTTTTACCCGGAAAAAAGAATATCAGCCCAGCAAGCTTGATGAACATGGGCGTTTCTTTTTCACCGAAGAAGATCTGAAAAACGCCTCAAGTCCTGAAGTTTCCAGATATCTGGTGGAAAATGGGCTGAAAGTCGAATTCCCGGAAAATAAAACCTTTGCTGTGTGTTTAACTCATGATATGGATGATATTTATCCTCCTTTCTCTCACAGTTTGCTGTCTTCGGTTAGCTGCCTGAAGAGTCTGGATTTCCGGGGCTTAACAGCTCCGTTTCTCTGGAGATTTAAAGGGCCTGAATACTCGCCTTACCTTAACTTCTCCGATATCATGGACCTTGAGGAAGGGTTCGGGGCAAAGTCCTCTTTTTATTTCTTAGCCAGCAGGGAAGACCCGGTCAGATTCAGATATGATATCGAAGATCTGGAAAACCTTCTGGGAGATATTTCTGATAGAGGATGGGAAGCCGGACTTCATGGTGGATATTATTCATATGACAATCTCGAAGCTCTGAATAATGAAAAGAAAAGCCTTGAAAAAGTCCTGGGAAAAAAAGTCCTGGGGTTTCGTAACCATTATCTCAGATTTAAAACTCCGGAAACCTGGGAACTGCTGGCAGATGCAGGTTTCGGCTATGACTCAACTTTTGGCTATAGCGAATTAGCAGGTTTCAGAAACGGCATGTGCCACCCTTTCAAACCATATAATCTGAATAAGGAACGGGAGATTAATATCCTGGAGATTCCGCTTACTGTAATGGATGTTGCTCTTTTCAAAGCCTCAAGTTCCTTTGAGGAAGCCTGGAGATGCACAAAGGATCTTATAGATACTGCAGCAGGGCTCAATGGGGTCATTACCCTTCTGTGGCATAACTTCGTTTTTGGGTGCAGTTTCAGAAAAGACTGGATAAAGCTTTACGAAAAAGCACTGCAATACTGTTCCGAAAAAGGAGCATGGATCACAAGCGGAGAAGAGATCTACAGGTGGTGGGAAAATGGAGCCTGA